One part of the Drosophila teissieri strain GT53w chromosome 3R, Prin_Dtei_1.1, whole genome shotgun sequence genome encodes these proteins:
- the LOC122621977 gene encoding uncharacterized protein LOC122621977 — translation MRRASRLIPFGFVILLLNLLLLLQPSAVGHTLGASCQTPEKSEGRCVHFSSCRLVLRHYAMYKEHMPPAIMRFLQRARCKPKNEGYHLCCELKDVIPANANSKLK, via the exons ATGCGGCGCGCATCTCGATTGATTCCGTTCGGTTTCGTCATCCTGCTCCTGAatcttctgctcctcctccagccaTCGGCAGTCGGCCACACAC TGGGCGCCAGCTGCCAGACGCCCGAGAAGAGCGAAGGACGCTGCGTGCACTTCAGCTCCTGCCGCCTCGTCCTGCGCCACTATGCGATGTACAAGGAGCACATGCCGCCTGCGATAATGCGATTCCTGCAGAGGGCCCGCTGCAAGCCGAAGAACGAAGGC TATCATTTGTGCTGCGAACTCAAAGATGTGATTCCCGCGAACGCCAACTCCAAGTTGAAGTAA